From a region of the Besnoitia besnoiti strain Bb-Ger1 chromosome I, whole genome shotgun sequence genome:
- a CDS encoding putative chaperonin (encoded by transcript BESB_000600), translated as MSSGAGSAACYTTPLCGDLTQDRFPRIAAPRTQGRIRQTPCSQHLLPESLVEPIPLISTHRPWEPSGGNYLAFVCARVQASAATKFIPLLDRVLVQKIAVPTKTKSGLFLPDSAQKNVSAHMAKVLAVGKGRPNLKTGDLIPPCVQVGQTVVVPEYGGMKVVIDEQEMQVFRADDLIAVVQE; from the exons ATGAGCTCGGGTGCAGGAAGCGCCGCTTGCTACACAACTCCTTTGTGCGGAGACTTGACACAGGATCGATTCCCGCGGATTGCCGCGCCCCGCACCCAGGGCCGTATACGTCAAACGCCGTGTTCACAACATTTACTTCCGGAATCGCTCGTCGAGCCGATTCCGCTGATCTCCACGCACCGCCCGTGGGAGCCTTCTGGTGGAAATTACTTGGCATTTGtctgtgcgcgtgtgcaggcgtccgccgcgacaAAGTTCATTCCCCTTCTGGATCGGGTCCTGGTGCAGAAGATCGCAGTGCCCACCAAGACAAAGAGCGGTCTGTTCCTTCCCGACTCCGCCCAGAAGAACGTCAGTGCCCACATGGCGAAAGTTCTGGCCGTTGGCAAGGGCCGCCCCAACTTGAAAACTGGCGATCTCATCCCTCCTTGCGTTCAG GTGGGTCAGACCGTCGTCGTTCCCGAGTACGGCGGCATGAAGGTTGTGATCGATGAGCAAGAAATGCAGGTCTTCCGCGCCGACGACCTCATCGCCGTTGTTCAGGAGTAA